From Leishmania mexicana MHOM/GT/2001/U1103 complete genome, chromosome 9, a single genomic window includes:
- a CDS encoding putative protein kinase, which translates to MSRSQSDARRSGSKRTFDEATATDNVQQRRHDGTAVPNTAPNQVVEVVAPPPKKKKVTYALPHQNMEEGHFYVVLGEDIDVSTQRFKILSLLGEGTFGKVVESWDRKRKEYCAVKIVRNVPKYTRDAKIEIQFMEKVRQADPADRFPLMKIQRYFQNDSGHMCIVMPKYGPCLLDWIMKHGPFNHRHLAQIVFQTGVALDYFHSELHLMHTDLKPENILMETSDTTVDPATNRHLPPDPCRVRICDLGGCCDERHSRTAIVSTRHYRSPEVILGLGWMYSTDMWSMGCIIYELYTGKLLYDTHDNLEHLHLMEKTLGRLPSEWAARCGTEEARLLYNSAGQLRPCTDPKHLARIARARTVRDVIRDDLLCDLIYGLLHYDRQKRLNARQMTTHPYVLKYYPEASQAPSYPDNRPMLRPPPIM; encoded by the coding sequence ATGTCGCGCAGCCAGAGCGACGCGCGGCGATCGGGTAGCAAGCGCACCTTCGATGAAGCCACCGCGACCGACAAcgtgcagcaacgccgccacgatggcacggcggtgccgaaCACCGCACCGAAtcaggtggtggaggtggtggcgccgccgcccaagaagaagaaggtgACGtatgcgctgccgcaccagaACATGGAGGAGGGCCACTTCTACGTGGTGCTCGGCGAGGACATCGACGTGTCGACGCAGCGCTTCAAGATCCTGTCGCTGCTCGGCGAGGGCACCTTCGGCAAGGTGGTGGAGTCGTGGGACCGCAAGCGCAAGGAGTACTGCGCGGTGAAGATCGTGCGCAACGTGCCCAAGTACACACGCGACGCCAAGATCGAGATCCAGTTcatggagaaggtgcgccaGGCGGACCCGGCCGACCGCTTCCCGCTGATGAAGATCCAGCGCTATTTCCAGAACGACAGCGGCCACATGTGCATCGTCATGCCCAAGTACGGCCCCTGCCTGCTGGACTGGATCATGAAGCACGGCCCCTTcaaccaccgccacctcgcgcagATCGTCTTCCAGACCGGCGTCGCGCTCGACTACTTTCACAGCGAGCTGCACCTCATGCACACAGACCTCAAGCCCGAGAACATCCTCATGGAGACCAGCGACACCACCGTCGACCCCGCCACCAACCGCCACCTGCCGCCCGACCCGTGTCGCGTCCGCATCTGCGACCTcggcggctgctgcgacgagcgccacagccgcaccgccatcgtCTCCACGCGCCACTACCGCAGTCCCGAGGTCATCCTCGGGCTCGGCTGGATGTACTCCACCGACATGTGGTCCATGGGCTGCATCATCTACGAGCTCTACACCGGCAAGCTGCTCTACGACACGCACGACAACCTCGAGCACCTGCACCTCATGGAGAAGACGCTCGGCCGCCTGCCGTCCGAGTGggccgcgcgctgcggcacggaggaggcgcgcctGCTGTACAACTCCGCCGGCCAGCTGCGGCCCTGCACCGACCCCAAGCACCTCGCCCGcatcgcgcgcgcgcggacgGTGCGCGACGTCATCCGCGACGACCTGCTGTGCGACCTCATCTACGGCCTGCTGCACTACGACCGCCAGAAGCGCCTCAACGCACGCCAGATGACCACGCACCCCTACGTGCTCAAGTACTACCCCGAGGCGAGCCAGGCGCCCAGCTACCCCGACAACCGCCCCATGCTGCGCCCGCCGCCGATCATGTAG